One stretch of Amycolatopsis tolypomycina DNA includes these proteins:
- a CDS encoding VOC family protein, whose product MASRLNPYLSFRDDARQAMEFYKGVFGGTLTLNTFGEFGSPEGADADKVMHAQLEAENGFTLMASDTPAGMEHDPGTNISVSLSGDDADDLRGYWDKLSDGGTVTVPFEKQMWGDEFGACVDKFGIPWMVNVVQG is encoded by the coding sequence GTGGCTTCTCGTCTGAACCCGTACCTGAGCTTCCGCGACGATGCGCGGCAGGCCATGGAGTTCTACAAAGGTGTCTTCGGCGGCACGCTCACCCTGAACACGTTCGGGGAATTCGGTTCACCCGAAGGGGCGGACGCGGACAAAGTCATGCACGCCCAGCTGGAAGCCGAAAACGGCTTCACGCTGATGGCGTCGGACACCCCGGCCGGGATGGAGCACGACCCGGGCACGAACATTTCGGTGAGCCTCAGCGGGGACGACGCCGACGACCTGCGCGGCTACTGGGACAAGCTGAGCGACGGCGGCACCGTGACGGTTCCCTTCGAAAAGCAGATGTGGGGCGACGAATTCGGTGCCTGCGTCGACAAGTTCGGCATCCCCTGGATGGTCAACGTCGTGCAGGGCTAG
- a CDS encoding zinc-dependent alcohol dehydrogenase family protein produces MRVYRPESGRLVQREEPVPEPQRGEVLVRVRAVSLNYRDLLILDGDHFAGGAGALVPASDAAGEVVAVGDGVTRFAVGDRVINTFHPDWIAGRMPDTAVGYGNGQDGWLQEFRAVGEHALVALPDSLTFEQGATVPCAAVTAWTSLDRVGPGDVVLTLGTGGVSLFAVQLAKTRGARVVATTSSAAKAAKLARLGADTVIDYVATPEWGKAVLDATGGRGADRIVEVGGPGTFAQSLVAAGTHHAEIAVVGFVGRSGPPIDFMDLFRSGATVRKIWVGSREDTEDLLRWLTVWPVEPVIDSVHSFEDAGEAFRRFAGRENFGKVVITTA; encoded by the coding sequence GTGCGCGTTTACCGTCCCGAGTCCGGTCGCCTGGTCCAGCGCGAAGAGCCGGTGCCCGAGCCGCAGCGCGGCGAGGTGCTCGTCCGGGTCCGGGCCGTGTCGCTCAACTACCGCGACCTGCTCATCCTGGACGGCGACCACTTCGCCGGCGGGGCCGGGGCGCTGGTCCCGGCGTCCGATGCGGCGGGCGAGGTCGTCGCGGTCGGCGACGGCGTCACCCGCTTCGCGGTGGGCGACCGGGTGATCAACACGTTCCACCCGGACTGGATCGCCGGGCGGATGCCGGACACCGCCGTCGGCTACGGCAACGGCCAGGACGGCTGGCTCCAGGAATTCCGCGCCGTCGGCGAGCACGCGCTCGTCGCGCTGCCGGATTCGCTGACCTTCGAGCAGGGTGCCACGGTGCCGTGTGCCGCGGTCACCGCGTGGACGTCGCTCGACCGCGTGGGCCCGGGCGACGTCGTGCTGACCCTCGGCACCGGCGGTGTCTCGCTATTCGCCGTCCAGTTGGCGAAGACACGCGGGGCGCGGGTCGTCGCGACGACGTCGAGTGCGGCCAAGGCGGCGAAGCTGGCCAGGCTCGGCGCGGACACGGTGATCGACTACGTCGCGACGCCGGAGTGGGGCAAGGCGGTGCTCGACGCCACCGGCGGGCGTGGTGCCGACCGGATCGTCGAGGTCGGCGGCCCCGGCACGTTCGCGCAGTCGCTGGTCGCCGCCGGGACGCACCACGCCGAGATCGCGGTCGTCGGGTTCGTCGGCCGGAGCGGGCCGCCGATCGACTTCATGGACCTGTTCCGCAGCGGCGCGACGGTGCGGAAGATCTGGGTCGGCAGCCGCGAGGACACCGAAGACCTGCTCCGGTGGCTCACGGTGTGGCCCGTCGAGCCGGTCATCGACAGCGTTCACTCGTTCGAGGACGCCGGGGAAGCCTTCCGCCGCTTCGCGGGGCGGGAGAACTTCGGCAAGGTGGTGATCACCACCGCGTGA
- a CDS encoding carboxylesterase/lipase family protein, whose product MTDPVVTTTSGAVRGQVTPAGVARFRGIPYAAAPDGELRFAEPAPAPPWEGVRDARRPGPTAPQRRHDVPGLDLAPLTGTGWRPGPEYLTVDVWTPQPGAASLPVLVFVHGGAFIGGAASAAVHDGTAFARAGAVLVTVQYRLGIDGFLPLDGGATNLGLRDQLAALHWVRENIAAFGGDPANVTLFGAASGAVSVACLLGSPLSAGLFHRAIVQSGHPDMVRDGVQARRLAKVVADELKTEPTAEAFRKVSTEQLLDAQDAVLRPGGAPDLRDALGYDRGYGLSPFLPVVGDDVLPQHPAKAIKAGAGRDVDLLVGSCSEEMRLYLVPTGALEAVTDDQAVASLAVSHPDPAGVLYAYGLGSDRTAGEVLVEALTDLVFRDGVRDLAAGHQGRTFRYEFEWGSPLLDGRLGACHGLELPFVFGALDALSGPRGLLGENPPRELAEELNGAWHRFATTGSPGWAEYTGEDTMFHAY is encoded by the coding sequence ATGACCGACCCCGTCGTCACCACCACGTCCGGCGCGGTCCGCGGTCAGGTCACCCCCGCCGGCGTGGCGCGCTTCCGCGGCATTCCCTACGCCGCCGCGCCCGACGGCGAGCTGCGCTTCGCCGAGCCCGCCCCGGCGCCACCGTGGGAGGGCGTCCGCGACGCGCGGAGACCCGGGCCGACGGCGCCGCAACGCCGTCACGACGTGCCCGGGCTCGACCTGGCCCCGCTCACCGGCACCGGCTGGCGGCCAGGGCCGGAGTACCTGACGGTGGACGTCTGGACCCCGCAGCCGGGCGCCGCTTCGCTGCCGGTGCTGGTGTTCGTGCACGGCGGCGCGTTCATCGGCGGCGCCGCGTCCGCCGCGGTCCACGACGGCACGGCGTTCGCCCGCGCCGGCGCGGTGCTGGTGACCGTGCAGTACCGGCTCGGCATCGACGGTTTCCTCCCGCTGGACGGCGGGGCGACCAACCTCGGCCTGCGCGACCAGCTCGCGGCCCTGCACTGGGTCCGGGAGAACATCGCCGCGTTCGGCGGCGACCCGGCCAACGTGACTCTGTTCGGCGCAGCGTCCGGCGCCGTCAGCGTCGCCTGCCTGCTCGGCTCGCCGCTCTCCGCGGGGCTCTTCCACCGCGCCATCGTCCAAAGCGGACACCCGGACATGGTCCGCGACGGCGTCCAGGCCCGGCGGCTGGCGAAGGTGGTCGCCGACGAGCTGAAGACCGAACCGACGGCGGAGGCGTTCCGCAAGGTCTCGACCGAGCAGCTGCTCGACGCCCAGGACGCGGTGTTGCGCCCGGGTGGCGCGCCGGACCTGCGCGACGCGCTGGGCTACGACCGCGGCTACGGGCTGAGCCCCTTCCTCCCGGTGGTGGGCGACGACGTCCTGCCGCAGCACCCGGCCAAGGCGATCAAGGCGGGCGCCGGCCGCGACGTCGACCTGCTGGTGGGCAGCTGCAGCGAAGAGATGCGGCTGTACCTGGTCCCGACGGGCGCGCTCGAGGCGGTGACCGACGACCAGGCGGTGGCCTCGCTGGCGGTGTCGCACCCCGACCCGGCGGGCGTGCTGTACGCCTACGGGCTCGGCTCGGACCGCACGGCGGGCGAGGTCCTGGTCGAGGCCCTGACGGACCTGGTCTTCCGCGACGGCGTGCGCGACCTGGCCGCCGGCCACCAGGGCCGGACGTTCCGCTACGAGTTCGAGTGGGGCTCGCCGCTGCTCGACGGCAGGCTGGGCGCGTGCCACGGGCTCGAGCTGCCGTTCGTGTTCGGCGCGCTGGACGCGCTCTCGGGGCCCCGCGGCCTGCTCGGCGAGAACCCGCCGCGGGAGCTGGCCGAGGAGCTGAACGGCGCCTGGCACCGCTTCGCCACGACGGGCTCGCCGGGCTGGGCGGAGTACACGGGCGAGGACACGATGTTCCACGCGTACTGA
- a CDS encoding xanthine dehydrogenase family protein molybdopterin-binding subunit: MITRLDAPLKVTGAAKYGADHIFPGMAYGYIVLSTIAHGEIESMDVSAAKDSPGVLAVYTPFDSLTLHTPSLPVFGETWVPLQDKEVTYYGQPIGFVVAETFEQARDAAALIEVTYRERPARTSLTEFLDTAEMAPPTFNGAPPEIEVLEDGVESFDAALAASPVVFEATYTTATQNHAAMEPHSAVAVWDDGELTVYSGNQASDMQAAELSIALGLAREAVRAVNPFVGGAFGGKGRTSTPAFLAAATARALGRPVKAALTREQVFTATAGRASTIQKLALGAEPDGTLVALRHDSWCHTDIARSFVEPTSHGTSREWYATKNLSITQRMVPLNVPPTTFMRAPGEAPGSFALESAIDELAEKLGMDPIELRVRNNSTAPPGHDLQWSSKHLDECFRIGADRFGWAHRPAGSRTDGDWLVGMGVATAVFPALRFPATVGITLRADETAVVATSGADPGTGLLTVLSLVGAESLDIPADRIEPRLGDSALPPGGMSGGSTATASAGTAIMLAATKAIDELVTLAADPGAPFAGRQVTYADGRVFADGESMTFGELLRAVGRETLEVTGTSAPGEEMTKHSFASWGAQFCEVRVHKWTREARVSRMLGVFDAGRIINDKAARSQLMGGMIWGVSAALHEGLEIEANGRLANGDFASYLLPVNADIPEVDVHFVEYPDTLHNAVGAKGLGEIGTVGMAAAVANAVYNATGIRVRHIPITIEDLLEGLGN, encoded by the coding sequence ATGATCACCCGGCTGGACGCGCCGCTGAAGGTCACCGGCGCGGCCAAGTACGGCGCCGACCACATCTTCCCCGGCATGGCCTACGGCTACATCGTCCTCAGCACGATCGCCCACGGCGAGATCGAGTCGATGGACGTCTCCGCGGCGAAGGACTCGCCCGGAGTTCTCGCGGTGTACACGCCGTTCGACTCGCTGACGCTGCACACGCCGAGCCTCCCGGTCTTCGGCGAGACGTGGGTTCCGTTGCAGGACAAGGAAGTCACCTACTACGGCCAGCCGATCGGCTTCGTCGTCGCGGAGACCTTCGAGCAGGCCAGGGACGCCGCGGCGCTCATCGAGGTGACCTACCGCGAGCGGCCCGCGCGGACCTCGCTCACCGAGTTCCTCGACACGGCGGAAATGGCGCCGCCGACCTTCAACGGCGCTCCCCCGGAAATCGAGGTGCTCGAAGACGGCGTCGAATCCTTCGACGCCGCACTGGCCGCGAGCCCAGTGGTCTTCGAGGCGACCTACACGACCGCGACGCAGAACCACGCCGCGATGGAGCCGCACTCCGCGGTCGCGGTGTGGGACGACGGCGAACTGACCGTCTACAGCGGCAACCAGGCCTCCGACATGCAGGCGGCGGAGCTGTCCATCGCCCTCGGCCTGGCACGGGAAGCCGTCCGCGCGGTCAACCCGTTCGTCGGCGGCGCGTTCGGCGGCAAGGGCCGGACGTCCACGCCGGCGTTCCTGGCCGCGGCGACGGCCCGGGCGCTCGGCCGGCCGGTGAAGGCCGCGCTCACCCGCGAGCAGGTCTTCACCGCCACCGCCGGCCGGGCCTCGACGATCCAGAAGCTCGCGCTCGGCGCCGAGCCCGACGGCACCCTGGTGGCCTTGCGCCACGACTCGTGGTGCCACACCGACATCGCGCGGTCGTTCGTCGAACCGACGTCGCACGGCACCTCGCGCGAGTGGTACGCGACGAAGAACCTGTCGATCACGCAGCGGATGGTGCCGCTGAACGTCCCGCCGACGACGTTCATGCGCGCCCCCGGCGAGGCACCCGGCTCGTTCGCGCTGGAGAGCGCGATCGACGAGCTCGCCGAGAAGCTGGGCATGGACCCGATCGAGCTGCGCGTCCGCAACAACTCGACCGCCCCGCCCGGGCACGACCTGCAGTGGTCGAGCAAGCACCTCGACGAGTGCTTCCGCATCGGCGCGGACCGCTTCGGCTGGGCGCACCGCCCGGCGGGCTCCCGCACCGACGGCGACTGGCTCGTCGGCATGGGCGTCGCGACCGCGGTGTTCCCCGCCCTGCGGTTCCCGGCCACGGTCGGCATCACGCTGCGGGCCGACGAGACAGCCGTCGTCGCGACGAGCGGCGCGGACCCCGGCACCGGCCTGCTGACCGTGCTCTCCCTCGTGGGCGCCGAATCGCTGGACATCCCCGCGGACCGGATCGAACCGCGGCTCGGTGACTCGGCCCTCCCGCCCGGCGGCATGTCCGGTGGCTCCACGGCGACGGCGAGCGCGGGCACGGCGATCATGCTCGCGGCCACCAAGGCGATCGACGAACTGGTCACCCTCGCCGCCGATCCCGGCGCACCGTTCGCCGGGCGCCAGGTCACCTACGCCGACGGCCGCGTCTTCGCCGACGGCGAGTCGATGACGTTCGGTGAGCTGCTGCGTGCGGTGGGGCGCGAAACGCTCGAGGTGACGGGGACCTCGGCACCCGGTGAGGAAATGACGAAGCACTCCTTCGCTTCGTGGGGCGCCCAGTTCTGCGAAGTCCGGGTGCACAAGTGGACCCGTGAAGCGCGGGTGTCCCGGATGCTCGGGGTGTTCGACGCGGGCCGGATCATCAACGACAAGGCGGCCCGCAGCCAGCTCATGGGCGGGATGATCTGGGGTGTCTCGGCCGCGCTGCACGAGGGCCTGGAGATCGAGGCGAACGGCCGGCTCGCCAACGGCGACTTCGCGAGCTACCTGCTGCCGGTCAACGCCGACATCCCGGAGGTCGACGTCCACTTCGTCGAGTACCCCGACACGCTGCACAACGCGGTCGGTGCCAAGGGCCTCGGCGAGATCGGCACGGTCGGCATGGCCGCGGCGGTCGCCAACGCCGTGTACAACGCCACCGGTATCCGGGTCCGGCACATCCCGATCACCATCGAGGACCTCCTCGAAGGCCTCGGGAACTGA
- the pspAB gene encoding PspA-associated protein PspAB produces MTLLDSKLVRCWTSRPHLQSLYTLAAAGPRMRAALGLAPTGGGTVDFKVDGDALARTEAELIAATSARLPVHPLVTQDLHGRSTVRCWRRNRDLRVLTGDLVDVADRLARAGYGGSLRFATVEFAEPTGRREGKLALVYLFDRGTFHTAAPGARPLDRALELRARAALHGSLPLEPVAQRRFVL; encoded by the coding sequence GTGACCCTGCTGGACAGCAAGCTCGTCCGGTGCTGGACATCCCGCCCGCACCTGCAGTCCCTCTACACCCTCGCCGCGGCCGGCCCGCGGATGCGCGCCGCGCTGGGCCTGGCGCCCACCGGCGGCGGCACGGTCGACTTCAAGGTGGACGGGGACGCACTGGCCCGCACCGAGGCGGAGCTGATCGCCGCGACGTCGGCGCGGCTGCCGGTGCACCCGCTGGTGACGCAGGACCTCCACGGCCGGTCGACGGTCCGGTGCTGGCGCCGCAACCGCGACCTGCGCGTGCTGACCGGCGACCTGGTGGACGTCGCGGACAGGCTGGCCCGCGCGGGCTACGGCGGCTCGCTGCGGTTCGCCACCGTCGAGTTCGCCGAGCCGACCGGGCGCCGCGAGGGGAAGCTCGCGCTGGTGTACCTGTTCGACCGCGGCACGTTCCACACCGCGGCGCCGGGCGCCCGGCCGCTGGACCGGGCGCTGGAGCTGCGTGCCAGGGCGGCGTTGCACGGCTCGCTGCCGCTCGAACCGGTCGCGCAGCGGCGGTTCGTGCTCTGA
- a CDS encoding FAD binding domain-containing protein produces MRPFELTAPTTVEAAVAAPGTYLAGGTTLVDLMKLDVLTPQHVLDINDVPLRGIDTTDGLRFGALERMGAIAAHPGVYPAISRALLLSASQQLRNMASIGGNLLQRTRCSYFRDVAMPCNKRVPGSGCPALTGANRMHAILGTSDSCAATHASDVAVALVALDARLRLADATGTREVALGDFYRLPGDTPDVENDLRPGELITEVVVPRLDWAANSTYVKVRDRQSYEFALCSAAVALDVRDGVVADARVAAGGVGTVPWRLPAVEAALRGGPATEAAFEAAAVVAADGARPLAENGFKVPLLQRTIVRALLELTEGSSR; encoded by the coding sequence AGCTGACCGCACCCACCACCGTCGAAGCGGCGGTCGCCGCGCCCGGCACGTACCTGGCCGGCGGCACGACCCTGGTCGACCTCATGAAGCTCGACGTCCTGACGCCGCAGCACGTGCTGGACATCAACGACGTACCGCTGCGCGGCATCGACACCACCGACGGGCTGCGCTTCGGCGCGCTCGAGCGGATGGGCGCCATCGCCGCGCACCCGGGCGTCTACCCCGCCATCTCGCGCGCCCTGCTGCTGAGCGCGTCCCAGCAGCTGCGGAACATGGCCAGCATCGGCGGGAACCTGCTGCAGCGCACACGCTGCTCGTACTTCCGCGACGTCGCCATGCCCTGCAACAAGCGCGTGCCCGGCAGCGGCTGCCCGGCGCTCACCGGCGCCAACCGGATGCACGCGATCCTCGGCACGAGCGACTCGTGCGCGGCGACACACGCCAGTGACGTCGCCGTCGCCCTGGTCGCCCTCGACGCCCGGCTGCGGCTGGCGGACGCGACCGGCACCCGCGAAGTCGCGCTCGGCGACTTCTACCGGCTGCCCGGTGACACCCCCGACGTCGAAAACGACCTGCGCCCCGGTGAACTGATCACCGAGGTGGTCGTGCCGCGGCTGGACTGGGCCGCGAACTCCACCTACGTCAAGGTTCGCGACCGGCAGTCCTACGAGTTCGCGCTGTGCTCCGCCGCGGTCGCGCTGGACGTCCGGGACGGCGTCGTCGCCGACGCGCGGGTCGCGGCCGGTGGCGTCGGGACGGTGCCGTGGCGGCTGCCGGCCGTCGAAGCGGCCCTGCGCGGCGGCCCGGCGACCGAGGCCGCCTTCGAAGCGGCCGCGGTGGTGGCCGCCGACGGCGCCCGGCCGTTGGCCGAAAACGGGTTCAAGGTGCCGCTGCTGCAGCGGACCATCGTCCGAGCGCTGCTCGAACTGACCGAGGGGAGCTCCCGATGA
- a CDS encoding GNAT family N-acetyltransferase, which yields MASPLDNPTWASLTGPHAHFAERQGRVVRYPEDVAPFLALPDDPGEQDWRDVAELAGPGATVVLAATGARPPSGWEVLDEVPGVQLVDEGVAAAPDPEAVRLGPADVPEMLDLVERTRPGPFRKRTVELGTYLGVRRGGALVAMAGERLHPPGYTEISAVCTDPAYRGQGLATRLVLAVAAGIRERGEIPMMHAAAGNTSAIRLYLSLGFALRHRPDFVAVRVPLAVRAPA from the coding sequence ATGGCTTCCCCGCTGGACAACCCCACCTGGGCGTCGCTGACCGGCCCGCACGCCCACTTCGCGGAACGGCAGGGGCGCGTCGTGCGCTACCCGGAGGACGTCGCGCCGTTCCTCGCGCTGCCCGACGACCCGGGCGAGCAGGACTGGCGGGACGTCGCCGAGCTGGCCGGCCCCGGGGCGACCGTCGTGCTCGCCGCCACCGGCGCGCGGCCGCCGTCGGGCTGGGAGGTGCTCGACGAGGTCCCCGGCGTGCAGTTGGTCGACGAAGGGGTCGCGGCCGCACCGGATCCGGAAGCCGTGCGGCTCGGGCCCGCGGACGTGCCGGAGATGCTGGACCTCGTCGAGCGGACGCGGCCGGGGCCGTTCCGGAAGCGGACCGTCGAGCTCGGCACGTACCTCGGCGTCCGCCGGGGCGGCGCGCTGGTCGCGATGGCCGGCGAGCGGCTGCACCCGCCGGGCTACACGGAGATCAGCGCGGTCTGCACGGACCCGGCGTACCGCGGGCAGGGCCTGGCGACGCGGCTGGTGCTCGCGGTGGCGGCAGGCATCCGCGAGCGCGGCGAGATCCCGATGATGCACGCGGCGGCGGGCAACACCTCGGCGATCCGCCTGTACCTCTCATTGGGCTTCGCCCTGCGGCACCGGCCGGACTTCGTGGCGGTCCGCGTCCCGCTCGCGGTCCGGGCACCGGCCTAG
- a CDS encoding sensor histidine kinase, with protein sequence MPEAGSAAPPRAFVRTLLRSGTPAEPAEPVPDNGDLTAVGDATLARASRYWVAVPLAYRAAAFVKVFIGFTAANGVFGLGPVLAATVFAVVANIAAVVWVLRSGGLRARVTGRALGLDLAVGVVLNLLVAVTAPDGIQPFAVDVSWTWLVGSVAMWAGTSGLPAALWLFAAAVPFRALLTLAGGLPLGDQLAMTRSIGCLVALAVAIVLAVAILILLGVGTRFAVDIGLRRGREAERRRTRRIMHDSVLQTLEALAISAPGDDAQAATRLSELRSVAKAEAAELRRRITEPVPTGPTRSFAVELADVATELARDGLRTQLVAADFADDHKVSQDRRTALCEAVREALRNTVKHSGTKQVVLRVEERDGGIAVVARDQGQGFDVRDRPPGFGISQSIMARLAEVGGHGTVDSQPGRGTRVTMWVPG encoded by the coding sequence ATGCCCGAGGCGGGCTCTGCCGCACCGCCACGCGCGTTCGTCCGCACGCTGCTGCGCAGCGGCACGCCCGCGGAGCCCGCCGAGCCCGTGCCCGACAACGGCGACCTCACCGCCGTCGGGGACGCGACCCTCGCGCGCGCCTCGCGCTACTGGGTGGCCGTGCCGCTCGCCTACCGGGCCGCGGCGTTCGTCAAGGTCTTCATCGGGTTCACCGCCGCGAACGGCGTGTTCGGGCTCGGGCCCGTGCTGGCCGCGACCGTGTTCGCCGTCGTCGCCAACATCGCCGCCGTGGTCTGGGTGCTGCGCTCGGGCGGCCTGCGGGCCCGCGTCACCGGCCGCGCCCTCGGCCTCGACCTGGCCGTCGGCGTGGTGCTCAACCTCCTGGTCGCGGTGACGGCCCCGGACGGGATCCAGCCGTTCGCCGTCGACGTGTCGTGGACCTGGCTGGTCGGCTCGGTCGCGATGTGGGCGGGCACGTCCGGCCTGCCCGCCGCGTTGTGGCTGTTCGCGGCGGCCGTGCCGTTCCGGGCGCTGCTGACCCTGGCCGGCGGCCTCCCGCTGGGCGACCAGCTCGCCATGACGCGGTCGATCGGCTGCCTGGTGGCGCTGGCGGTGGCGATCGTGCTCGCCGTGGCGATCCTCATCCTGCTCGGCGTCGGCACGCGTTTCGCGGTCGACATCGGGCTGCGGCGCGGGCGCGAGGCCGAGCGCCGCCGGACCCGGCGCATCATGCACGACAGCGTGCTGCAGACCCTCGAAGCACTGGCCATTTCCGCCCCGGGCGACGACGCCCAAGCCGCCACCCGGCTCTCGGAGCTGCGGTCGGTCGCCAAGGCGGAGGCGGCCGAGCTGCGCCGCCGGATCACCGAGCCGGTGCCGACCGGGCCAACGCGGAGCTTCGCGGTCGAGTTGGCCGACGTCGCCACGGAACTGGCCCGCGACGGCCTCCGCACCCAGCTCGTCGCGGCCGACTTCGCCGACGACCACAAGGTCTCGCAGGACCGGCGCACGGCGTTGTGCGAAGCGGTCCGGGAAGCGTTGCGCAACACGGTGAAGCATTCGGGGACGAAGCAGGTGGTGCTGCGCGTCGAGGAACGCGACGGCGGGATCGCGGTGGTGGCCCGCGACCAGGGCCAGGGCTTCGACGTCCGCGACCGGCCACCGGGCTTCGGCATCAGCCAGTCCATCATGGCCCGGCTGGCCGAGGTGGGCGGCCACGGCACGGTGGACTCCCAGCCCGGCCGCGGCACGCGGGTGACGATGTGGGTACCGGGCTGA